The sequence AACGCCGAGGCCCAGAAGGAGTTCGCCCGGCTGTTCGGCCAGGGCGAGCAGGTCCACGCCGCCTACCAGCTGGTCCGCGACGCCTTCCTGTTCACCGACCGCCGCCTGATCCTGGTCGACAAGCAGGGCATCACCGGCAAGAAGACCGAGTACCACTCGATCCCCTACCGTTCGATCACCCACTTCGCCGTGGAGACCGCGGGCAGCTTCGACCTGGACGCCGAGCTGAAGATCTGGGTCTCGGGCGCCGCGCTGCCGATATCCAAGAACTTCACCAAGG comes from Streptomyces sp. TLI_053 and encodes:
- a CDS encoding PH domain-containing protein, whose translation is MALFGNAHRIDNAEAQKEFARLFGQGEQVHAAYQLVRDAFLFTDRRLILVDKQGITGKKTEYHSIPYRSITHFAVETAGSFDLDAELKIWVSGAALPISKNFTKGVDIYEVQALLTQFVAR